The Astyanax mexicanus isolate ESR-SI-001 chromosome 12, AstMex3_surface, whole genome shotgun sequence genome window below encodes:
- the dmrta2 gene encoding doublesex- and mab-3-related transcription factor A2, producing MDLRPEIPSGQAGSQVHPSAAAAAAAAAAAAASSIPVSMASGLLRGPPLLLRAAEKYPRTPKCARCRNHGVVSALKGHKRYCRWKDCMCAKCTLIAERQRVMAAQVALRRQQAQEENEARELQLLYGTAEGLALAAANGIIPPRQSYEVLGPVSNDSSTDNMQKFELFPKTSQPPSTKPAPGSADSDPLPGMSSPDARHGSGSENGDGESFISSPAAKAAKDGEDTPPSVSPLGSASDSGASDTDKDEPEPSPEPSAASARHMNAIDILTRVFPTHKRSVLELVLQGCGKDVVQAIEQILNNGGHHARASEEPWVQERALSGAQANLLSASTTTTTSSAAGGPRPLLAGAMQLSNRSAFSPLQPNGATHFGPDGSAYPLGAPLGLSPLRLAYSAHSRGLAFMSPYSSTGLMPTLGFRPPMDYAFTDLIRDRTLLHKEQSFTNGLYGPLVNNTPEKQ from the exons ATGGATCTTCGCCCGGAGATCCCTTCAGGCCAGGCTGGCTCGCAGGTCCACCCTTCAGCCGCCGCCGCTGCCGCAGCAGCAGCCGCCGCGGCCGCCTCCTCCATCCCCGTGTCAATGGCCAGTGGGCTACTTCGCGGGCCACCGCTGCTCCTACGCGCCGCTGAGAAGTACCCACGCACGCCCAAGTGCGCGCGCTGCCGCAACCATGGCGTCGTGTCGGCGCTCAAGGGCCACAAGCGCTACTGCCGCTGGAAAGACTGCATGTGCGCCAAGTGCACGCTCATCGCCGAGCGCCAGCGTGTCATGGCCGCACAGGTGGCACTGCGAAGACAGCAGGCCCAGGAGGAGAACGAAGCGCGTGAGCTGCAGCTGCTGTACGGCACTGCGGAGGGGCTCGCGCTCGCCGCCGCCAACGGCATCATTCCTCCGCGCCAAAGCTACGAGGTGCTCGGACCGGTGAGCAACGACAGCAGCACAG ACAACATGCAGAAATTCGAGCTCTTTCCGAAGACTTCTCAACCGCCCTCTACAAAGCCCGCGCCCGGCTCCGCTGATTCCGACCCCCTGCCTGGCATGTCCTCCCCGGACGCGCGCCACGGCTCCGGTTCAGAGAACGGTGACGGCGAGTCCTTCATAAGCTCCCCAGCCGCCAAGGCCGCGAAGGACGGCGAGGACACGCCCCCTTCGGTCAGCCCGCTGGGGTCTGCCTCGGATTCGGGCGCATCCGACACGGACAAGGACGAGCCAGAGCCCTCCCCGGAGCCCTCGGCCGCCTCCGCGCGCCACATGAACGCCATCGACATCCTGACGCGCGTCTTCCCCACGCACAAGCGCAGCGTGCTCGAGCTCGTGCTGCAAGGCTGCGGGAAAGACGTGGTGCAGGCCATCGAGCAGATCCTCAACAACGGCGGCCACCACGCCAGAGCCTCCGAGGAGCCGTGGGTGCAGGAAAGAGCTCTGAGCGGCGCGCAGGCGAACCTGCTCTCCGcctcaaccaccaccaccacctcctccgcCGCCGGGGGTCCCAGGCCGCTGCTGGCCGGAGCCATGCAGCTCAGCAACCGCTCCGCCTTCTCTCCGCTGCAGCCCAACGGCGCCACGCACTTCGGCCCCGACGGGAGCGCTTACCCTCTCGGGGCACCGCTGGGCCTCAGCCCGCTGCGCCTCGCCTACTCAGCCCACAGCAGAGGCCTGGCCTTCATGAGCCCTTACTCCAGCACAGGCCTCATGCCCACACTGGGCTTCAGGCCGCCCATGGACTACGCCTTCACTGACTTAATCCGAGACAGGACTCTCTTACACAAGGAGCAGAGCTTCACGAATGGACTGTATGGGCCTCTGGTCAACAACACCCCAGAGAAACAGTGA